One window from the genome of Moorena sp. SIOASIH encodes:
- a CDS encoding glycosyltransferase: MRILSLHNRYQIRGGEDECHEAEVRLLQEMGHLVDVYEQDNQRVAELGHLKMAVKTVWSQEAHQTVKQQLKQHSYDVIHIHNFLPLISPSVYHAAKAEGVRVVQTLHNYRLLCPNGLFFRDGEVCEDCLGKSVPLPGILHSCYRNSFAATGVVSAMLSVHHTLQTWSDMVDTYIALTEFARQKFIAGGLPANKIVVKPNFVYPDPGIGEGDGNFALYVGRLSVEKGLDTLLSAWEHLDSKIPLKIVGDGPLASQVQQAAQRLPQVEWLGRKPMAEVHELLGKAMCLVFPSKWYETFGRVAIEAFAKGTPVIAANIGAIAELVESSRVGLHFRPGDPFDLASKVDWLVSHPTELAQMRREARSEYEAKYTATKNYQQLLDIYSSSESGEVARPGFAGVGSRE, encoded by the coding sequence GTGCGTATCTTAAGTTTACATAATCGGTATCAAATCCGTGGTGGAGAAGACGAGTGTCACGAAGCAGAGGTGAGACTGTTACAGGAGATGGGTCACTTGGTGGACGTCTATGAACAGGACAACCAAAGGGTGGCAGAGTTAGGCCATCTCAAGATGGCTGTCAAGACGGTTTGGTCTCAGGAAGCTCATCAAACTGTCAAACAGCAGTTAAAACAGCACTCCTATGATGTTATCCACATCCATAATTTTCTGCCATTGATTTCCCCGTCGGTCTACCATGCTGCCAAAGCAGAAGGGGTGCGGGTCGTACAAACTTTGCACAACTACCGTCTTCTTTGCCCCAATGGGCTGTTTTTCCGGGATGGAGAGGTTTGCGAAGACTGTCTAGGGAAATCAGTGCCTTTACCGGGTATCTTACATAGCTGCTATCGGAATAGTTTTGCGGCTACAGGAGTAGTCAGTGCGATGCTTAGTGTACACCACACCCTACAGACCTGGAGCGATATGGTGGATACCTACATTGCTCTGACGGAGTTCGCCAGGCAAAAATTCATTGCCGGTGGTCTGCCAGCAAACAAGATAGTGGTCAAACCCAACTTTGTTTACCCTGACCCAGGAATTGGAGAAGGAGACGGCAATTTTGCCCTCTATGTCGGTAGACTTTCTGTAGAAAAGGGACTAGACACCTTACTGAGTGCTTGGGAACACCTGGATAGCAAGATACCCCTCAAGATTGTCGGAGATGGTCCTTTAGCCAGTCAGGTACAACAGGCCGCTCAACGACTTCCCCAAGTGGAGTGGTTAGGACGCAAACCCATGGCTGAGGTTCATGAGTTATTGGGCAAAGCCATGTGTTTAGTCTTTCCTTCCAAGTGGTACGAAACCTTTGGTCGGGTAGCCATCGAAGCTTTTGCCAAAGGGACCCCTGTGATTGCTGCCAATATTGGTGCGATCGCAGAACTAGTAGAATCGAGTCGGGTTGGGCTTCACTTCCGTCCTGGTGACCCTTTTGACTTAGCAAGCAAGGTAGACTGGCTAGTCTCACATCCTACCGAACTGGCTCAGATGCGTCGAGAAGCTCGCTCAGAGTATGAAGCCAAATATACTGCTACAAAAAACTATCAACAACTCCTTGATATTTATAGCAGTTCTGAATCGGGTGAGGTAGCTCGTCCTGGGTTTGCGGGAGTAGGGAGTAGGGAATAG
- a CDS encoding glycosyltransferase family 2 protein, which produces MPEVSTKKPVYIVIPVHNRKDTTLACLNNLEKCGDLQQYHVVIVDDGSTDGTKEAINTLYPDVTVLPGNGDLWWTGATALGMEYAYDQGAEYFILLNDDCAPAPETLPGLVKFMATHPDTLAAPTCYVQESNSLTVHHNGFQGRKGCFAKPGEILFVDGMSGWCVGIPASVFSKIGPPDAKKFPHYSGDDMYTFKATRSGFKACLIGNLKAILVGPVHDQLGFHKYFKRGLKPGRTFQALFWNKKSPYRIPTKFFYFTEKYGFILGTLLFFSKLISWLGRWVKLLFIYGLGKRA; this is translated from the coding sequence ATGCCTGAAGTATCTACCAAAAAGCCTGTATACATTGTTATCCCCGTTCACAATCGCAAGGATACCACCCTGGCTTGTCTAAACAACCTGGAAAAGTGTGGTGATCTCCAGCAGTATCATGTCGTAATTGTGGATGATGGTTCCACTGACGGCACTAAAGAAGCAATCAATACCCTGTACCCAGACGTAACAGTTTTACCAGGTAATGGAGACCTCTGGTGGACAGGAGCAACTGCTCTAGGTATGGAGTACGCCTACGACCAAGGAGCAGAGTATTTTATTTTGCTAAATGATGACTGTGCTCCTGCTCCAGAAACTCTGCCAGGACTGGTCAAATTTATGGCTACTCATCCAGATACCCTAGCTGCGCCTACCTGTTACGTTCAGGAATCTAATTCACTGACTGTACATCACAACGGTTTTCAAGGTCGAAAAGGGTGTTTTGCTAAACCCGGTGAAATCCTATTTGTTGACGGTATGTCTGGCTGGTGTGTCGGCATTCCGGCTTCTGTATTTTCTAAAATTGGACCTCCAGATGCTAAAAAATTTCCTCACTATTCGGGAGATGATATGTACACCTTCAAAGCAACTCGCTCTGGCTTCAAAGCTTGTCTAATTGGAAACCTTAAGGCCATTTTAGTCGGACCGGTTCACGATCAACTAGGTTTCCATAAATACTTTAAACGTGGCCTAAAGCCAGGTAGAACCTTCCAAGCCTTGTTTTGGAATAAAAAATCTCCCTATCGTATACCGACTAAGTTTTTTTACTTCACGGAAAAGTACGGATTTATATTAGGAACACTTCTATTTTTTAGTAAGCTCATTTCGTGGTTAGGACGGTGGGTGAAACTTCTATTTATTTATGGCTTAGGTAAACGTGCTTAA
- a CDS encoding glycosyltransferase family 4 protein: MKIFHVGCSASPQGVDGVNNTVWSVANEQTNFGHQVTLIVDTKPDEFAIEFTAKNGVKIIHIPANTWGYDSRLISNLLDSKPPQIVHMHSVFLPKQATLARKLVRKKIPYVITPNAMSPELLERGRVKKSLYSWLIEKPRFSQASGISVVTPKEEKAVRAFVPPYKGRIRWVPNPVNLQQLGTHSWRGNLNQKRLVYLGRFDILHKGIDILVEIARFLPPEIEVHLYGTKDAKTNKWMERLQRNLPSNVYFHDPVFGEQKAKVLSEASVYIQTSRWEVFGISIAEAMYLGVPCAVADTVNLAELFDKNDLGLVLPSNPKKAASCLTELLAEPTQLHHWSKRAQSYAQAHFQPKEVALGYLQLYKEVLGV; the protein is encoded by the coding sequence ATGAAAATTTTTCATGTAGGGTGTTCCGCATCTCCTCAAGGAGTAGATGGGGTGAACAATACAGTCTGGTCTGTTGCTAATGAACAGACTAATTTTGGACATCAAGTTACGCTTATAGTGGATACTAAACCGGATGAATTTGCCATAGAGTTTACTGCAAAAAATGGTGTTAAAATAATTCATATTCCAGCCAATACTTGGGGTTATGATTCCAGACTAATCAGTAATCTGCTTGATTCTAAACCGCCACAGATTGTGCATATGCACTCCGTATTTCTTCCCAAGCAAGCCACCTTGGCTAGGAAGCTAGTTCGGAAAAAAATTCCCTATGTGATTACCCCTAATGCTATGTCACCCGAACTTCTGGAACGAGGTAGGGTGAAGAAAAGTCTTTACAGCTGGCTAATCGAAAAGCCTAGATTCTCTCAGGCATCTGGAATTTCTGTGGTAACACCCAAAGAAGAAAAAGCAGTGCGGGCTTTTGTTCCTCCTTACAAAGGTAGAATCCGTTGGGTGCCAAACCCGGTAAATCTTCAACAATTAGGGACACACAGCTGGAGAGGCAATCTAAACCAGAAGCGGCTAGTTTACCTGGGTCGCTTTGATATCCTACATAAAGGCATAGATATCTTGGTAGAAATCGCACGGTTTTTACCACCAGAGATAGAAGTCCATTTGTATGGCACTAAAGATGCTAAAACCAACAAATGGATGGAACGTCTCCAACGTAACCTCCCTTCAAATGTTTACTTCCACGATCCAGTATTTGGAGAACAGAAAGCTAAGGTACTTTCTGAAGCTAGCGTTTACATTCAAACCTCTCGTTGGGAAGTGTTTGGGATCTCGATAGCAGAGGCAATGTATTTGGGAGTACCTTGTGCTGTAGCTGATACCGTTAACCTTGCTGAACTTTTTGACAAAAATGACTTAGGTTTAGTATTGCCTTCAAACCCTAAGAAAGCAGCTAGCTGTCTGACAGAACTTCTGGCTGAGCCGACTCAGCTTCACCATTGGTCAAAACGCGCACAATCCTATGCTCAAGCCCACTTTCAACCAAAGGAAGTGGCGTTGGGTTATTTACAGCTTTATAAGGAGGTATTGGGAGTATGA
- a CDS encoding glycosyltransferase, which produces MKVLISAYSCEPGRGSEPGVGWNIAREIAKHHEVWVLTRPDESGEVIKAELTRNPVPNLHFVYFTLPVWGSGWRWGSNGAMQIHYYLWQIQAYFVARRLHREIGFDLIHHVTFVKYSSPSFLSLLPVPFIWGPVGGGESAPIAFWKDFSFRARLYETARYLVRWIGEHDPFVYLTAQKSVLVRATTWDTAKQLYKLGVTDVQILPESGLPAEEIQRLADYQMPETEPVRFISMGRLLHWKGFHLGVRAFAKANLPDAEYWIVGDGPEWQRLHTLAEELGIAHQVKFWGRLPREKTLQKLGECHGLLHPSLHDSGGWVCMEAMAAGRPVICLDLGGPAVQVTQETGFKIQAHHPDQAVGDLAKAMVRLAEDSELRKSMGQAGQTLMSQHHSWQIKGERLAQVYQAIAADKGLVQCVS; this is translated from the coding sequence ATGAAAGTTCTAATTTCTGCCTATTCCTGTGAACCAGGTAGAGGGTCTGAACCTGGAGTTGGCTGGAATATTGCCCGGGAAATTGCTAAACACCATGAAGTCTGGGTCTTAACTCGACCCGATGAGAGTGGGGAGGTCATCAAGGCAGAACTAACCCGTAATCCTGTGCCTAATCTCCACTTTGTCTACTTTACTCTGCCGGTCTGGGGCAGTGGCTGGCGCTGGGGTTCCAATGGGGCAATGCAAATTCACTACTACCTCTGGCAGATACAGGCGTACTTCGTTGCTCGTCGCCTGCACCGCGAGATTGGTTTTGACCTAATCCACCACGTCACCTTTGTTAAATACTCAAGTCCCAGCTTCCTCTCCCTGCTACCAGTTCCCTTCATTTGGGGCCCAGTGGGTGGTGGCGAGTCTGCACCGATAGCCTTTTGGAAAGATTTTAGCTTCCGAGCCAGACTTTACGAAACGGCTCGCTATCTCGTGCGCTGGATCGGGGAGCATGACCCTTTTGTATATCTTACTGCCCAAAAGAGTGTGTTAGTGCGAGCAACCACTTGGGATACCGCTAAGCAACTGTACAAACTTGGTGTCACTGATGTACAGATTCTTCCGGAGTCTGGTTTACCAGCGGAAGAGATCCAGCGTCTGGCTGATTACCAGATGCCTGAGACTGAGCCAGTCAGGTTTATTAGCATGGGTAGACTCTTGCACTGGAAAGGGTTTCACTTGGGAGTACGAGCCTTTGCCAAAGCGAATCTACCAGATGCCGAGTACTGGATTGTCGGGGATGGTCCGGAATGGCAGCGGCTTCATACCCTTGCGGAAGAGTTAGGGATTGCCCACCAAGTCAAATTCTGGGGTCGGCTACCTCGGGAAAAGACCTTACAGAAGCTAGGGGAATGTCATGGCTTGCTTCATCCTAGCTTACATGATTCTGGGGGATGGGTTTGTATGGAGGCAATGGCGGCTGGTCGTCCAGTAATTTGCCTAGATTTAGGGGGACCTGCTGTCCAAGTAACACAGGAGACTGGCTTTAAGATTCAAGCTCATCATCCTGACCAAGCAGTGGGTGATTTAGCTAAAGCAATGGTGCGTTTGGCTGAAGACTCCGAACTGCGAAAGTCGATGGGGCAAGCCGGACAGACATTAATGAGCCAACACCATAGTTGGCAGATTAAAGGGGAACGGTTAGCCCAAGTCTATCAAGCGATCGCTGCAGACAAAGGATTAGTTCAGTGCGTATCTTAA
- a CDS encoding exostosin, which produces MTLKIFCDQNYLPEGMNYEAILYPFWGKPPENPEDPISSCFDHYVDIGKSLFKMSSLEEADIAIVPVNWALWNSELEHKARQLAENVKLAGKPLISFFGGACSHLKLPIESDFVFRHSLYRSLRKNTDFTLPHWSEDFVENYLDNKINIRQKRLKPVVGFCGYAVKQNPKTHLKFLWSRVKKNVLNSKASIPPYNWGHVLRLRALDILSKDPNIITNFLIRERLVFFNQPDFNLKQKHRLEFVHNLIDSDYIFCCRGSGNNSFRFYEALCCGRIPVLVDTDCVLPYDFDIDWKKYCVWIKENELHLIGDKIAEFHDNLSSQEFVDLQHECRRIWKERVSPEGFFSNFHRHLPI; this is translated from the coding sequence ATGACTTTGAAAATTTTCTGTGACCAGAACTATCTCCCAGAAGGCATGAACTATGAGGCCATCCTATACCCCTTTTGGGGCAAGCCTCCAGAAAATCCTGAGGATCCCATTAGTAGTTGTTTTGACCACTATGTAGACATTGGAAAGTCTCTATTTAAGATGTCTTCTCTGGAGGAAGCAGATATTGCTATTGTACCAGTGAATTGGGCACTATGGAATTCTGAATTGGAACATAAAGCCAGACAATTAGCAGAAAACGTTAAATTAGCAGGCAAGCCCTTAATTAGCTTTTTTGGTGGGGCTTGTTCCCATCTTAAATTACCAATTGAAAGTGATTTTGTATTCCGCCACTCTCTCTATCGCTCCCTGAGAAAAAACACCGATTTTACCCTACCTCACTGGAGCGAAGACTTTGTTGAAAACTATCTTGACAACAAAATCAATATCCGCCAAAAACGCTTAAAACCTGTAGTTGGTTTTTGTGGGTATGCCGTCAAACAAAATCCCAAAACCCACTTAAAATTTTTATGGTCTAGAGTCAAAAAGAATGTCTTGAACTCGAAAGCTAGTATCCCTCCCTATAATTGGGGACATGTGTTAAGACTTCGAGCCCTAGATATCTTATCCAAAGACCCTAACATAATCACCAACTTTCTGATTAGAGAACGGCTAGTTTTCTTCAATCAACCGGATTTCAATTTGAAGCAAAAGCATCGCCTTGAATTTGTCCATAACTTAATAGACAGTGACTATATCTTCTGTTGCCGTGGATCAGGAAACAATTCCTTTCGTTTCTATGAAGCATTGTGCTGTGGCAGAATTCCAGTTCTTGTAGATACCGATTGTGTGCTTCCCTACGACTTTGACATTGATTGGAAGAAATACTGTGTCTGGATAAAGGAGAATGAACTTCATTTAATTGGCGATAAAATTGCTGAGTTCCACGACAATCTATCATCCCAGGAATTTGTAGATTTACAGCATGAATGTCGCCGGATTTGGAAAGAGCGAGTATCTCCAGAAGGGTTCTTTAGTAATTTCCATCGTCATCTGCCTATATAG